In the Calonectris borealis chromosome 11, bCalBor7.hap1.2, whole genome shotgun sequence genome, one interval contains:
- the PGPEP1L gene encoding pyroglutamyl-peptidase 1-like protein: protein MDSNSNTVVVTGFGPFRQHLVNSSWEAVKELSKRGLGKNIDLRIMQLPVVYQKAKEHIFTIWTTLQPVLTVHVGLASSAKAIIILEQCGKNKGYQEMDACGFHPEGGCCMLDGPEKIESTINMKTLWKNISVEGIDIIFSRDAGRYICDYTYYTSLYYGNGRAAFIHVPPLSRSVTADFLGKALQTIILEMLKQCGEERE, encoded by the exons gttTTGGTCCCTTTAGACAACACCTGGTTAATTCTAGCTGGGAAGCAGTGAAg GAGCTGTCCAAGAGAGGCCTTGGTAAAAACATAGATCTCCGTATCATGCAGCTGCCGGTGGTTTACCAAAAAGCAAAGGAACACATCTTCACAATATGGACAACTCTTCAGCCAGTG CTTACTGTTCACGTTGGGCTGGCTTCATCCGCCAAAGCAATCATCATCCTCGAGCAGTGTGGGAAGAACAAAGGCTACCAAGAGATGGATGCTTGTGGTTTTCACCCAGAAGGTGGCTGTTGCATGCTAGATGGCCCGGAAAAGATTGAATCTACAATTAATATGAAGACTCTCTGGAAAAACATTTCCGTGGAAGGGATTGATATAATCTTTTCCAGAGATGCGGGAAG GTACATCTGTGATTACACCTACTACACTTCTCTGTATTATGGCAATGGAAGAGCAGCTTTCATCCATGTGCCTCCATTATCCAGATCGGTAACAGCAGACTTTCTAGGAAAAGCATTACAGACAATTATCTTAGAAATGTTAAAACAGTGTGGGGAAGAAAGAGAGTAA